Genomic DNA from Cydia fagiglandana chromosome 3, ilCydFagi1.1, whole genome shotgun sequence:
AACAGGAAGAAAACTTGATATTATTTGGACGGATGCTGACTGTGTTTGTAAATTGTAATGTTAATGTGAATTCCCTTCCCTGTTGTCTCAAGTCGAATTACGCCTTTCTTGTATAGGAtttatcagaaaaaaaatttaggtttagaataaatttaaaagtggaaaaattactgtcttgggtgacactcttacggtagatgtcgctaagggtccccttgacctataatatggtggaaagatttgttggctggggatgaggtcttggtggctcagatggcagagcgctggagtatcgatccagaggccgtgagttcaagtctcacccaagacagtaatttttccacttttaaatttattctaagcttaatagcatcgttcgcagacgtctctgcttgttaaaaattaaaaaaattaggtttttttttatatttgagaCGGTAAAGTCGAGGACCCCCAAAATAATTCCTCCCATTAAAGTTTGGTCTATAAGTCTAATGCTTTACAGAACTTGGCACTTAGCTCTGGAAAAATAGGAATTGACAAAAACTTTACTAAAATAACGTATGCTTTATTCTAACCGCAACTTTAGTGGCAAGTATTCTATACCTACATTGTAAATACTTTTGTTTTGCAAGTAACAACAGTGGTCGAGCCAGTGACATTTACTATGTGATCGCTAAGTTTGACATTGTGAATACAAATTGATGTCTTGGCATTGCAATATTAGATAACAGAATAATGAGGTGATTGTTAATTCAAATGTCTTTCACTGCAGTGTGTTCTACAAGATTAACATACGCACGTAGTTAATACTTggtataatatgtatgtttgttGGTAGCACGAATGCCGCGAGCGAACCCTGTAACCCGGCTTCTTTATGTCATCTACTATTGACTAGGTGTTATCTGATTTCTTTGAAATGATATGGGAATCTTTCAGCCAACAACATGGCGCGGACTCAGTGCGCTCAACAATTGATAGCCTTAAACGGGACCCAAATAATTATCCGATACCTCGTTGCTTCCCATAGCAAACGGGATGGCTCCGTCAGTGTCGAGACAATAGTCCAGGACTTAGTGTGGATTCTTGCCGCGTTGGCGCCTAAAGGTATGCTAACTAGTTCTGTTGATTCCAGTGAACAACCTGGCCCGCATGGAGTGCGCTTGCTATTTCATATCGTTGAAAGGCACCCAGATCATAATACGGAAGTTGATCGGTATCATGTACGATAAAAGGGACCGCCACGCAGGAACCGAAGTGATCCTGCAAGACCTCCTTTGGATCCTTGCTCCGCTTGCCTCCCGAGGTTACACTAATTGTCATCCTTTCCAACTTCTAGTTTTTACTTCTAACTTATATTCCTGTAGGGTATCCTAAAACTACCTCTCTCCCAAATTATTGTTTTCCAAAGGGATGATGGCCTTGTAAGTTTTGTGACGTTTTAAAGCCGTGTGAACAttacaattttcaacattttaaaacAGAAGAAGTAATATTCCCGCATAACCCTTTGCTAATTAAGTAGATATGTACTTGCTTATATCTTCCTTACTTGCTTATACCTTTAATTCAACGTGTCGTAATTCGATTTTTGTTGAGATGGGGTGTTTTACAAAGTATTCGTTTCTGAAATCTATTTTACAAAGTATTAATCCaaattattacctttatttGGGAAAACCTGAAATacgtttatttatattgtaaattatattttatatttgacaTTGAGCTTACTGAACTTTACTTTTTTCAGATCCAAAATTTGCAAACAAAGTAAGGACACTGGGGTGTGTTAGAACTATGCATCTCATATTTAAAGGGCATTACACAGACAATAAGCTAATTTTCCCGTTACTAGTGATTTTGAAACAACTGGCCAAGAATTGTAAGTAATATCCTTACATATTGTTGTAACTACTAccgtatatttttttgtaaatacttaTGTATAAAATGTGACCTGTAAAATTTGCTTTTACCAATAAAGATCTGTATTCTGTAGTCATATTAATACTGAGGTAAAATCATTTTCATTATGCTATTTTTTAAACTATAGTCAACTTCACTGAAATAAAAGAATACCTAAACGGAAGACCAAAAAAatgacaaattaaatttaagAATGGTCATTTGCAACACTGTCTCGGccgatattttatatttatatttcttcttATTACGAGTACTATATATATATGGAACAATTTTATTATCAGTATACATTAAACCGTATTGTTTGTAAGCTCCTTTTCCTTAAAGCATGTTCTTTTTAACGTCCCGTTTCCAGCCGTGACCACAGCCATCTTGATCCGCGACGGAGTGGTGGTGACGTATGAGCGTGTGCTCACTAGCCTGGGGTTCATGCCCACGGCGCGCCTGCGCCTCTGCCTCGACGCCATCGACTATTTCAGCAAGAACAGTTGAGTCATTCATCTCACACAAAATTTGAGGCAATACATGACTACTCCTGCCACTGAGaataaaaaaaacctagaaTCTTATGCTTGCTCATATAATAATCGAGTAAAAAAGCACTGAGCAGTCAGCAGCTTAACTTCAAATACAAGTGTCCGTACTTTTCTTCTAGGTTTTATTATTCTAAGTTGCACTGGCATGACTCGGGTACACACCACAGGGACTACACCAGTGACGGCATTGTCACGCTAATTTGAATATGTTCCAATTTCTACCGTTGGTCTTGTTCGTTATCTACACTCATTAATTAATTCAGTACTTTGTCATAATGTGACTAAATATGCCAACGTTAATTTCACTACAATAAAATATCATTGCTCTTTTCAAAACACAATATGCCCGAGTAAACACTACAATAAGGAATGTCACTGGATCAATTCGCATGATAATTTATCGAATCGATCGGCAACACAGAATAGTGCTCTAGGAATgttcatttattattaaaatcgaTACTTCAACCAATGAGGTTTTACATACCGTCGTCATAAGAAAGCGTGCTGATACCTCGCAATGTGATAATTGTGATATTATTTTTGAGGTCAATTATCAACTCGGATCGAATAAGCGAATAAGCATGAAGTATGTATATTCTGAATTTTAGTGCTGGTTTTAAATTAGTTCAATTATTCAGTAGATActaataagtagtaagtacccACGTTGTACTTTATCTACTAAATCTCTTAGGACTTCAAAATTAACGAATGAAAGAAAGTAAACCCCAAAAGTAATCCTCATTAGTTGTAGTACGATTGCATGTCATGTGTATGCAATAGTCACTTATGCGTAACTCACACAGAGGTGTGCTGCATGCAGATCGTGAAGACAGGCCTCTGTAGCGTGCTCCTCAGGGTGTTCGACCGCTGGGATCGCTACGAGGGCCGCATAAGGCTCAAAATATGTGCCCACATCTTAAGGACGCTGCAGCACCTTTGCAATATAAGTACGTATTCACAcaatatttgtaattatttgACACAGATCAAaattaaatcatatatttatttttacactttgttTGAAAATTTTCAAATTGGTTCATTGAAATGTGCATCAAATTGTTAGTTAGCATTATTGGGATATTTTCTGTTCATTGTCATAAAGTTTGAAATGAAGGATTGCTGGAGATACAACTCCAAAAGACAATTTGGGGggggcaatttcgactgcggggtaGTTTCAAGTAATCGGAATATCTTCCAGCTTtcacattattaactagagtcacacaaaatacatctttttcgctatctggaaaTATATAGCACTAGTTAAtgatgtaaaacatggaagatatttcgattagttgaaattatcccgcagtcgaaattggcCCCCTGCACCTTATAACACTTGAGTGCTGAACCTTTTAGTCACTACAGTTCTCTTACTATGTCGTTTGTATACAAATTTCAGAAGCGGGCCGTCGCTCCCTCTGCACTAAGAGGCACGTGCAGACGCTGCACCGGTTCTGCTCGCAGTGCCCGGACGAGCCCGAGTTCGACGGGCTGCTGGCGAGAGTGTGCTCGGTGATCACGCTGTGTCTGAAGCACCAGGCGCTGCCCGTACCTGCATCCAGCCCTGCCTCCTTCAACCTCAACCCTATACTTAAAGGTAAGATTATATGTCGTGGATAGATAAAAAAATTTGGTCTTTTCATAAAATGCCATTTCAGAAATTTATCACTTCATGTTATGCTTAGGTTGGTTTGACTTAAGTGGCCGATCTATCATTTCATGAAGTGATGCCACAGCATGAAATGATCAATTTTAAGATCTGACCACGACATATACAATTTAATAAATCTGAGGTCCACTAACCCTAGCCGTCGTCTTGATCCTCAACTCTAATCTTGAAGTTGTACCTACACCGATAACTTATTTGCAGCAGTGGAAAGTTTATGTGTAGAAGTGTATTCCCCACTCGCTTTAACTTCTTTGTAAAACAAGTAAAATATTTCGTGCACGGggttgtacagtcgacgtcaaagatatgtttacacttttcgccttattacaaaggagtaaggtgcaaaagtgtaaacatatctttgacgtctacTGTATACTAAATAGCTTTGCATGTTGTATATAATTTACAAGTTTAAAACCATGCACTAAGGTTTGCACACCGCAGAGATGTCTATTGACAAGAGTTGCTATAATATCAACAAAAGGcgtttattacattttttttacgaaaACAATGTATAGTATGGGATTTATtagaatgatttattttttatcatccTAAGTAAGTAACAATTAGAGCTTTATTGATACTGAGAGCACATGATTACGAAAGAGATTCTGCtctttaataaatatatgtagttGTAAATTATGTCTGTTTGGGAtttcgggttcgaatcctgggaTAGTGTGGGGGATGTgtatttatcacaaatatttttttcctggGTTGTGGATTATGATACAGTTTTGGattataaatacctatgtatataaatatttatccatatatatcaTCGTCTACTCGTCTAATAGGTACCCATATACACACAAGCAAtaacaacacaagccttattgagattactgtgggactaggtaaATCTGATTTTACACAtattagaaatagaaatagaaatatttatttgcttaaaCATGGTAAATGCGTACAGATGTCAAAAGTAAATTAATTTAGTATCACATGTTTAGCCAAATATGGCATGCAAActtaaagctaaaaaaaaaacaacctttattacaatgtcaaaaCTATGAAACTAATACTAAATCATTAATATAACATGCAGTCAAGTAGAGTTTAATTattgaatatattatatttataagtttctttaacaattaatttaaagtcactataattaaatacatttagTTAACAGAGTAATCCAGAAAATCttttaaagaataaaagcatttATCTTTTAACCATTTATGTAATCTGGTAGTAAATAATTTGTCGGGTAATTGTCTTATCTCATATGGTAAATTATTGTACACAAGAATACTCATAACGTAACAGTTTTTCCTAAATAAAGAGGTCTTACATAGTGGCATCTGTAGCTTAAATTCATCCCTTGCTCTTAATTTACTATTAGTGGACGTTAGTTTGAAATACAGTGGAAGTTTGCGTACAAGACGCCCTAATTctaatatatacatatcataTAAGGTTAGCAGTCTAAGTCTCCTAAACAAAGGCCGACAAGAATCTCTCGGCTTAGCTCCGCAGACCGCTCTAATACACTTTTTTTGAATTAAGAATGCTTGGTTTATGTCTGTACAATTGCCCCATATTGAAATACCATATCTTAACACTGATGCAACATAACCATTGTAAGCAAGTAATGCTGCTTTTTCTCCAGCTACAGCTCTAAGCTGTTTCAAAGCATAGACAAATCTATCTAGTTTGTCACATATCTGTTTTACATGATTTTTCCATGTACAGTGTTCATCTAAGGTTATACCTAAAAACTTTTGACCTAGTcctgtaatttttatttatttattatttatgtatttacccTCAGGTACTAATACAACATGGCCGTGCCACGAAGACGATGAAGATGGGGCAAATTCAGATACTAAGACCATCAACTCGGACCTCGAGGACGATTCACCTGATCCTGATTTAGATCTGGAGGCCACTGATGTATACTCTGATCTTGACTTGAATGATGGTGATAAGCTGGATACAACCGAAGGCGAAGTAGAGAAGTCACACCATTTGAAATCAGATAGTATACCAAGTGCATTGTTTTTCAATCCAAATGAGAGAGATATAGAAgacttaaaaaagtaaaatactttttttatttatacgaaGCAGCACGTACACAGTAAATAAGTAGAAATTAATGAGAATTGAATTTGTTTCAGAtatgtttgtttttttaaagaatttgGCTCTTACAACAAACAAGTGAAATTAGTCAAGAGCCGTTCTAATTCCAGAGGATCCATTCTCGACGATTTTCTACAGTGCCAATCAAATAAGAACGGGTTGTCTTCGCTTAATTTATCGTTATCTCCAGATTGTGACAGTATATTCCCAATTATGCCCACCCCACTGCAATCGTCTCCACTGTACACATGCAATAAACTTAACGAAAGCACATGTGAGTATACGatgtcacaaatatgtttttttatactttattttaatcaaaGAGAGCGTGTAGAGTTagttgaaaatgaaaaaaataaaaaaatattgtgttaacacattcactgcccccaacgcacatgtgcgttcaccgtcatacacgtttgttcctaggccacgccccctggcagtgaatgcgttaaacagtacaatttgaataaaattagaattgagtcctccttgtaagtatatgtatacctgTATCAGGAGAACCTGCTCTTtattaatgtaggtacataattttaattCTAATAATACATATCCGCCGATATCATAACTCTGACTGTGACGCTCTATTATGATTTCTATTAGTTAATGCAAACAATTGTATATTGAGGGATATTAATAATCTTGGTTAAACTATTTCTTGTCCGAGCGAGGGCGAAATGCGGGCGAAGCGTCCCCATTTCAGCTTGTGGACAAAACGCTGTCAAATGTCCGGTTGTTCTTCTAAGATACAGATGGCATTCCTCGATTGATGCCCGTATTTTGAGAGCCAGTCAGATAattatcatcattctcttgcccttgtcccattcacttggggtcggcgcagcatgtctttctctgccacacctctctgtcgcccgtcatttcatcattcacttgcattcgtttcatatcatctctcacacagtccatccaccttttcctcggttttcctttcctcgtacttccctccacattcattcgtaatacctttctcgtcacatgactttcatccccccgcatcacatgcccgtaccacgctaggcgatttgcccttactttttctgttatgggtgcaactttcaggcttcctcttatatactcattccttatcctatccattctcgtcacgccacacatccatctcaacattctcatctccgctacatgcaatctcttttcatccgtcacctttagggcccaacactctgatccatacatgacgacaattataattatatttatttgtcgATTTAGTATTTGGacattttttaaatgatgaaGCCACGTGGATGTGCAGGTCTACAACTCACCAAGCCTCTAGTATGTAAAAGTCCCGAAATATCTCTTCGGTTctgattatttatttttcagctACAACCTCTTGCTCAATCCTCAAGATACACAAAGACCTTGCAAAGTTCAGCTCATTTGCGATGGTGTATTGCACAATAGCGTCTCGGGTTAGAAGTGTGATTCCGTTCGTGAAAGTAGCCTTTCCAGACATGATAGCTGGACAGGGCCTTGCACGCCCTGagcctttaaataaaatggagcGATCCACCTGCAGGTAAGCCTGACATATCAGAAAATACTTGAACATAATTGAGGCCTAATAAAAAATGATTCATGTTAAAAATAGAGTGGTAAGTCCGATTATGTGGCAGCGGCTATGTTCATGAGGCTCTCAACCTTTCGTATGCCTTGTTCAAAGTTATTAATTcagtagcaaatttttgacaaagGTTAAGGCTTAGATTCCGCCAATGCAGAATATATACTACCTACTTACTATgtctaaatttattaatttacagaGTCAAGTTGTTATCATGTGTTGATAGAGCAATAAGCCCGGAAGCTTATATGAATGAAGTGGTCTATGATCTAGATCAGCTAAACTCTCAGGCTGGGGTACCTGATAACCCATCGCTAAAAAGGTATTATTGAAAAGCATGAAATTATATGCAATACAGTTcacgataaaaaaaatattttacaaataaattactcATATTTCAGTACGGAGAGCGTTTTCCTATCGAACACAGATGAAGAAGAAATagcaaaattaaataatttttcgaCACGATTGTCTTTTGAATCCAGGTTTGAATCT
This window encodes:
- the LOC134680203 gene encoding cytosolic carboxypeptidase 1-like isoform X7; the encoded protein is MYTGKDMGQENQCYPDASYDLGDNKGHANVDLYNSYITRSIVFKTRKRKEMFSKRDGSVSVETIVQDLVWILAALAPKDPKFANKVRTLGCVRTMHLIFKGHYTDNKLIFPLLVILKQLAKNSVTTAILIRDGVVVTYERVLTSLGFMPTARLRLCLDAIDYFSKNKVCCMQIVKTGLCSVLLRVFDRWDRYEGRIRLKICAHILRTLQHLCNIKAGRRSLCTKRHVQTLHRFCSQCPDEPEFDGLLARVCSVITLCLKHQALPVPASSPASFNLNPILKGTNTTWPCHEDDEDGANSDTKTINSDLEDDSPDPDLDLEATDVYSDLDLNDGDKLDTTEGEVEKSHHLKSDSIPSALFFNPNERDIEDLKKYVCFFKEFGSYNKQVKLVKSRSNSRGSILDDFLQCQSNKNGLSSLNLSLSPDCDSIFPIMPTPLQSSPLYTCNKLNESTSTTSCSILKIHKDLAKFSSFAMVYCTIASRVRSVIPFVKVAFPDMIAGQGLARPEPLNKMERSTCRVKLLSCVDRAISPEAYMNEVVYDLDQLNSQAGVPDNPSLKSTESVFLSNTDEEEIAKLNNFSTRLSFESRFESGNLRKAIQIGPREYELILMPDVNSTKRHQWFYFEVRNMIQGRSYVFNIVNCEKSDSQFNFGMKPVMYSVKEAVLGKPGWVRAGTDICYYRNSYHYSSPRSHNKCYLTVTFNIEFPHTNDVVYLAYHFPFTYSMMMAKLWQRSLHLPPNAYLRAEPLCYSLNNNEVPLVTISADDTPTNPIADREIIFLTARVHPGESNASWVMDGTLSCLLGDTDVAASLRAKYVFKIVPMLNVEGVINGCHRCGLTNEDLNRRWSKPSPVLHPSIYHTKGLIEYLVRVWKKPPLVYCDYHGHSRKKNVFFYGCAGAESWCGSDRSVPDEPVKYLMLPALMHRISPAFALGSCSFRVERERESTARVTVWRHLGVTRSYTMEATFCGFDRGPFKGFHLNTQHLQSVGSDFCEALNGLNDTATSDDIQLTKDLNGNIIEISLNGEPVNRQVIPQQQSESQEITKVNHNPPPMLLFLPFLPD